The Misgurnus anguillicaudatus chromosome 15, ASM2758022v2, whole genome shotgun sequence genome has a window encoding:
- the irf8 gene encoding interferon regulatory factor 8 isoform X1, with translation MNPGGRRLKQWLIEQINSNIYNGLLWEDENRTMFRIPWKHAGKQDYNQEVDASIFKAWAIFKGKFKEGDKAEPATWKTRLRCALNKSPDFEEVTDRSQLDISEPYKVYRIVPDEEQKCACLLGKNSIPSMDCSPELDELIKESSNDEYMGIIKRSHSPLDEASNVSSVQEWWQQDCPNVSAAIVHQDPSPAGTFNAAFSQMMISFYYGGRLVGNTLTTHSEGCRISPSQPPVANALLYGPDSLQNIRFPSVDIIEHERQRHVTRKLFSHLERGVLLRANREGIFIKRLCQSRVFWCGQDSQYNPAPCKLERDAVVKIFDTARFLQALQLYQEGHYQVPNPTVTLCFGEEFNDFSTVKSKLIIVQITAINCQQLVEAVTVHRSQYSSGNLEISDEMASDQMARIYQDLCGYPVPQRASCFRDNLPIPV, from the exons ATGAATCCCGGGGGTCGCAGACTTAAACAGTGGCTCATCGAGCAGATCAATAGTAATATATATAATGGGTTATTATGGGAGGATGAAAACCGAACAATGTTCCGGATTCCATGGAAGCATGCAGGAAAACAGGATTACAACCAAGAGGTGGATGCGTCCATCTTCAAA GCGTGGGCAATATTTAAAGGGAAGTTTAAGGAGGGCGATAAAGCTGAACCAGCGACATGGAAGACAAGACTGCGCTGTGCGCTTAACAAGAGCCCAGACTTTGAGGAAGTTACTGACCGATCCCAGCTTGACATCTCTGAGCCTTATAAAGTATACCGGATAGTGCCAGATGAGGAACAGAAATgtgcgtgcttgt tggGTAAAAATTCGATTCCTTCCATGGACTGCTCACCAGAACTGGATGAATTAATCAAAGAG TCTTCAAATGATGAATACATGGGCATCATTAAGCGAAGTCATTCTCCTCTGGACGAGGCCAGCAATGTCTCATCTGTACAGGAATGGTGGCAGCAGGACTGTCCTAATG tcTCAGCTGCTATTGTCCATCAAGATCCATCACCTGCAGGAACATTTAACGCTG CGTTCTCTCAGATGATGATCTCTTTCTATTATGGAGGGCGGCTGGTAGGCAACACACTTACCACTCATAGCGAGGGTTGCCGTATCTCCCCCAGCCAGCCCCCTGTGGCTAACGCCCTTTTATATGGGCCAGACAGTCTCCAGAACATCCGCTTCCCATCGGTGGACATCATAGAGCACGAACGACAGCGTCACGTCACTCGAAAGCTTTTCAGTCACCTTGAGCGTGGCGTGCTGCTGCGTGCCAACAGAGAGGGCATCTTCATCAAGCGTCTATGCCAAAGCAGAGTGTTCTGGTGTGGCCAGGACTCCCAATACAACCCCGCCCCTTGCAAACTGGAGAGAGATGCTGTGGTGAAGATCTTTGACACTGCCAGGTTTCTGCAAG CGCTGCAGTTATATCAAGAGGGCCATTATCAGGTCCCAAATCCCACAGTCACGCTCTGCTTTGGGGAGGAATTCAATGATTTCAGCACAGTCAAGAGCAAATTAATCATTGTGCAG atCACAGCAATAAATTGTCAGCAGCTAGTGGAAGCGGTAACTGTCCACAGATCCCAGTACAGCAGTGGGAATTTGGAGATCTCTGATGAGATGGCCAGTGATCAGATGGCTCGTATATACCAGGATCTTTGTGGCTACCCCGTTCCCCAGCGAGCTTCCTGTTTTAGAGACAACCTGCCCATTCCAGTCTGA
- the irf8 gene encoding interferon regulatory factor 8 isoform X2, producing the protein MNPGGRRLKQWLIEQINSNIYNGLLWEDENRTMFRIPWKHAGKQDYNQEVDASIFKAWAIFKGKFKEGDKAEPATWKTRLRCALNKSPDFEEVTDRSQLDISEPYKVYRIVPDEEQKLGKNSIPSMDCSPELDELIKESSNDEYMGIIKRSHSPLDEASNVSSVQEWWQQDCPNVSAAIVHQDPSPAGTFNAAFSQMMISFYYGGRLVGNTLTTHSEGCRISPSQPPVANALLYGPDSLQNIRFPSVDIIEHERQRHVTRKLFSHLERGVLLRANREGIFIKRLCQSRVFWCGQDSQYNPAPCKLERDAVVKIFDTARFLQALQLYQEGHYQVPNPTVTLCFGEEFNDFSTVKSKLIIVQITAINCQQLVEAVTVHRSQYSSGNLEISDEMASDQMARIYQDLCGYPVPQRASCFRDNLPIPV; encoded by the exons ATGAATCCCGGGGGTCGCAGACTTAAACAGTGGCTCATCGAGCAGATCAATAGTAATATATATAATGGGTTATTATGGGAGGATGAAAACCGAACAATGTTCCGGATTCCATGGAAGCATGCAGGAAAACAGGATTACAACCAAGAGGTGGATGCGTCCATCTTCAAA GCGTGGGCAATATTTAAAGGGAAGTTTAAGGAGGGCGATAAAGCTGAACCAGCGACATGGAAGACAAGACTGCGCTGTGCGCTTAACAAGAGCCCAGACTTTGAGGAAGTTACTGACCGATCCCAGCTTGACATCTCTGAGCCTTATAAAGTATACCGGATAGTGCCAGATGAGGAACAGAAAT tggGTAAAAATTCGATTCCTTCCATGGACTGCTCACCAGAACTGGATGAATTAATCAAAGAG TCTTCAAATGATGAATACATGGGCATCATTAAGCGAAGTCATTCTCCTCTGGACGAGGCCAGCAATGTCTCATCTGTACAGGAATGGTGGCAGCAGGACTGTCCTAATG tcTCAGCTGCTATTGTCCATCAAGATCCATCACCTGCAGGAACATTTAACGCTG CGTTCTCTCAGATGATGATCTCTTTCTATTATGGAGGGCGGCTGGTAGGCAACACACTTACCACTCATAGCGAGGGTTGCCGTATCTCCCCCAGCCAGCCCCCTGTGGCTAACGCCCTTTTATATGGGCCAGACAGTCTCCAGAACATCCGCTTCCCATCGGTGGACATCATAGAGCACGAACGACAGCGTCACGTCACTCGAAAGCTTTTCAGTCACCTTGAGCGTGGCGTGCTGCTGCGTGCCAACAGAGAGGGCATCTTCATCAAGCGTCTATGCCAAAGCAGAGTGTTCTGGTGTGGCCAGGACTCCCAATACAACCCCGCCCCTTGCAAACTGGAGAGAGATGCTGTGGTGAAGATCTTTGACACTGCCAGGTTTCTGCAAG CGCTGCAGTTATATCAAGAGGGCCATTATCAGGTCCCAAATCCCACAGTCACGCTCTGCTTTGGGGAGGAATTCAATGATTTCAGCACAGTCAAGAGCAAATTAATCATTGTGCAG atCACAGCAATAAATTGTCAGCAGCTAGTGGAAGCGGTAACTGTCCACAGATCCCAGTACAGCAGTGGGAATTTGGAGATCTCTGATGAGATGGCCAGTGATCAGATGGCTCGTATATACCAGGATCTTTGTGGCTACCCCGTTCCCCAGCGAGCTTCCTGTTTTAGAGACAACCTGCCCATTCCAGTCTGA